A window of the Pongo abelii isolate AG06213 chromosome 10, NHGRI_mPonAbe1-v2.0_pri, whole genome shotgun sequence genome harbors these coding sequences:
- the GTSF1 gene encoding gametocyte-specific factor 1: MEETYTDSLDPEKLLQCPYDKNHQIRACRFPYHLIKCRKNHPDVASKLATCPFNARHQVPRAEISHHISSCDDRSCIEQDVVNQTRSLRQETLAESTWQCPPCDEDWDKDLWEQTSTPFVWGTTHYSDNNSPASNIVTEHKNNLASGMRVPKSLPYVLPWKNNGNAQ; this comes from the exons ATGGAAGAAACTTACA CCGACTCCCTGGACCCTGAGAAGCTATTGCAATGCCCGTATGACAAAAACCATCAAATCAGGGCTTGCAGGTTTCCTTATCATCTTATCAAGTGCAGAAAG AATCATCCTGATGTTGCAAGCAAATTGGCTACTTGTCCCTTCAATGCTCGCCACCAGGTTCCTCGAGCTGAAATTAGTCATCATATCTCAAGCTGTGATGACAGAAGTTGTATTGAGCAAGATGTTG TCAACCAAACCAGGAGCCTTAGACAAGAGACTCTGGCTGAGAGCACTTGGCAGTGCCCTCCTTGTGATGAAGACTGGGATAAAG ATTTGTGGGAGCAGACCAGCACCCCATTTGTCTGGGGCACAACTCACTACTCTGACAACAACAG TCCTGCAAGCAACATAGTTACGGAACATAAGAATAACCTGGCTTCAGGCATGCGAGTTCCCAAATCTCTGCCGTATGTTCTGCCATGGAAAAACA ATGGAAATGCACAGTAA